Proteins encoded within one genomic window of Corynebacterium aurimucosum:
- a CDS encoding 4-hydroxy-3-methylbut-2-enyl diphosphate reductase yields MTETAKKVLLAAPRGYCAGVDRAVETVEKALEKYGAPIYVRKQIVHNRFVVESLAKRGVIFVEEASEAPEGAHLVFSAHGIAPSVRKEAQERKQLTLDATCPLVTKVHKEAQRFERDGYQILLVGHEGHEEVEGTAGEAPDVTHLVDGLEGVDKLPDFLHEEKLIWLSQTTLSVDETIQIVNKLRERFPHLENPPSDDICYATQNRQESVKAIAPKCDLMIVVGSENSSNSKRLVEVALEAGSKTSHLVDFASEIDEAWLEGVNTVGVTCGASVPELLVREVLEFLDERGYNDVEQVTTSTETITFSLPRELRPARTAR; encoded by the coding sequence ATGACTGAAACTGCAAAGAAGGTGCTCCTGGCGGCTCCCCGCGGCTACTGTGCCGGCGTGGACCGTGCTGTTGAGACAGTGGAAAAGGCGTTGGAGAAGTACGGCGCCCCGATCTACGTGCGCAAGCAGATTGTGCACAACCGGTTCGTTGTTGAATCCCTGGCTAAGCGTGGTGTCATCTTTGTGGAGGAGGCTTCCGAAGCCCCCGAAGGCGCTCATCTCGTGTTCTCTGCACACGGCATCGCGCCGAGCGTGCGCAAGGAGGCACAAGAGCGCAAGCAGCTCACACTCGACGCCACCTGCCCGCTGGTGACCAAGGTCCACAAGGAGGCCCAGCGCTTTGAGCGCGATGGCTACCAGATCCTCCTTGTCGGCCACGAGGGGCACGAAGAGGTCGAAGGCACCGCCGGTGAGGCCCCGGACGTTACCCACCTGGTGGATGGCTTGGAGGGCGTCGACAAGCTGCCCGATTTCCTGCATGAGGAAAAGCTCATCTGGCTGTCCCAGACCACCTTGTCGGTGGATGAAACCATTCAGATCGTCAACAAGCTGCGCGAGCGCTTCCCGCACTTGGAGAACCCGCCATCAGATGACATTTGTTATGCCACGCAGAATCGCCAGGAGTCGGTCAAGGCCATTGCTCCGAAATGCGATCTCATGATTGTTGTGGGCTCCGAGAACTCCTCGAACTCCAAGCGCCTCGTCGAGGTTGCTTTGGAGGCGGGCTCTAAGACTTCACACCTGGTGGACTTTGCCTCGGAGATCGACGAGGCCTGGCTGGAAGGCGTGAACACTGTAGGCGTGACCTGTGGTGCGTCCGTGCCTGAGCTGCTGGTCCGTGAAGTGCTGGAGTTTCTAGATGAGCGCGGCTACAACGATGTTGAACAGGTGACGACGTCCACGGAGACCATCACTTTCTCCCTGCCACGCGAACTGCGTCCGGCACGTACTGCGCGTTAA
- a CDS encoding DUF6542 domain-containing protein encodes MSVAKNRRRPRRRGMPLSRALLVALVVTLVALAVSGALGSVGLPFALIFGLGSLAVTWLVETRGLYMTVISLPLLYALGTVGGGFINSTAGLPEGASPFSKTAILTTAFPLLQHFPVLIVTVVACALLAVLRLWRSDSHAKNLEAEAQEKRRAEAASDRRSRSERLSVAELLAREATSSGRVRERDREERRRLQAEERAKRRQASPEADEREDFRRAAAESAEKARRARERSQRSSQPLEENLYDED; translated from the coding sequence GTGTCTGTAGCCAAAAATCGTCGCCGCCCTCGCCGCCGCGGGATGCCGCTTAGCCGAGCACTCCTCGTCGCGCTCGTCGTTACGCTTGTGGCCTTGGCGGTCTCCGGCGCTCTGGGCAGCGTGGGGCTGCCCTTCGCCCTGATTTTTGGACTCGGTTCGCTGGCTGTCACCTGGTTGGTGGAAACTCGCGGCCTCTACATGACGGTGATTTCCCTTCCGCTGCTGTACGCATTAGGAACCGTGGGCGGCGGGTTCATCAATTCCACCGCTGGATTGCCGGAAGGTGCCTCGCCCTTTTCCAAAACCGCGATTCTCACCACGGCTTTCCCACTACTGCAGCATTTCCCGGTGCTCATCGTTACGGTTGTGGCCTGCGCGCTGCTCGCGGTTCTGCGCCTGTGGCGCAGCGATAGCCACGCGAAGAACCTTGAGGCTGAAGCTCAAGAAAAGCGCCGCGCCGAAGCTGCCTCCGATCGCCGGAGCCGCTCCGAGCGCCTGTCCGTAGCAGAACTGCTTGCCCGTGAAGCTACGAGCTCGGGCCGAGTCCGTGAGCGCGACCGCGAAGAACGCCGGCGGCTTCAAGCCGAAGAACGCGCGAAGCGCCGACAGGCTTCCCCCGAGGCGGATGAGCGAGAGGACTTCCGTCGCGCCGCCGCTGAGTCAGCAGAGAAGGCGCGGCGTGCACGGGAGCGCTCTCAGCGGTCCTCCCAGCCGCTGGAAGAAAATCTCTACGACGAGGATTAA
- a CDS encoding DNA recombination protein RmuC, which yields MSGTHAMMAGMTSSLPIVLLFLGLIIGAALGWLARAYSAQSAQPSEEHRALQESQRRQAELAPLEKAMDRLGLQLQEIEEDRATSLAALSSQVQAVTRTSTRLSDRTDKLVGALRSPNVRGRWGEVQLERVVELGGMRKHVDFDSQVSARINGSLVRPDLVIHLAGGRSIVVDAKVPLSAYLDAMETEDPEERAGYLRRHAHLMRSHVQALASKDYIEAFSPTPQFVILFVPADTFVDAALSIDAELLEFAFERNVVIATPSTLFALLRTVAVSWQHEEISDKAREVQRLGRELYTRLNTLNEHYDKVGRGLERAVEAYNASLASLDSRVGVTARRLKELDVPARVDRLPVEPRSVGSWPRRAQNE from the coding sequence ATGTCCGGGACGCATGCCATGATGGCAGGCATGACGTCTTCCCTACCCATAGTGCTCCTATTCCTCGGCCTCATCATTGGGGCCGCATTGGGCTGGCTAGCCCGCGCTTATTCAGCGCAGTCCGCCCAGCCTTCAGAGGAGCATCGCGCCCTGCAAGAGTCCCAGCGCCGCCAAGCAGAGCTCGCTCCGCTGGAGAAAGCCATGGACCGTCTAGGGCTACAGCTCCAGGAAATAGAGGAAGATCGAGCGACCTCGCTCGCAGCACTCAGCAGCCAGGTCCAGGCGGTAACTCGGACCTCAACACGCCTGTCTGATCGCACGGACAAGCTGGTCGGCGCGCTGCGCTCCCCCAATGTCCGCGGGCGGTGGGGCGAGGTACAACTAGAGCGCGTCGTTGAGCTCGGTGGCATGCGCAAACACGTGGACTTTGATTCCCAAGTCAGTGCCCGCATCAACGGATCGCTGGTACGCCCTGATCTGGTCATTCACTTGGCAGGAGGGCGCAGCATTGTCGTGGATGCAAAGGTGCCCCTCAGTGCCTACCTCGACGCAATGGAGACCGAGGACCCGGAGGAGCGGGCAGGCTATCTTCGCCGCCACGCGCACCTCATGCGTTCCCACGTGCAGGCACTGGCGTCGAAGGACTATATCGAGGCCTTCTCCCCCACGCCACAGTTTGTGATCCTCTTCGTCCCCGCCGATACTTTCGTCGACGCTGCCCTGTCTATCGACGCCGAATTGCTGGAATTCGCCTTCGAGCGCAACGTCGTCATCGCCACCCCAAGCACCCTCTTTGCTCTCTTGCGCACCGTCGCGGTGAGCTGGCAGCACGAGGAGATCTCCGACAAGGCCCGCGAAGTCCAGCGTTTGGGTCGCGAGCTTTATACGCGCTTGAACACTCTTAACGAGCACTACGACAAGGTAGGCCGCGGACTCGAGCGCGCGGTGGAAGCCTATAACGCAAGCTTGGCCAGTTTGGATTCTCGCGTCGGGGTTACGGCGCGGCGGCTCAAGGAGCTGGATGTTCCAGCCCGCGTTGACCGCCTGCCGGTGGAGCCGCGCAGCGTCGGTTCTTGGCCGCGGCGCGCCCAGAATGAATAA
- a CDS encoding AI-2E family transporter: MSSDQPSPNASSSEFAAAEAALGGRFDDSVDAASLKAVSPHPPGNQVDRSVVVGEVIKSTSLWALRLTIIGIFLYASFRMLGNFWRGILPVLIALIICTVLAPIAGAMRRKGLPSALAAAVTILVSFTAVGTLFMFIAPDFARQSQTLYLQTVEGIQRLQLWAQGPPLNLDADEIGGYIDEIALWLQRQAGSIAGSVFTGIGTATSIVVTLFIIVVLTFFFLKDGHNFLPWLRQATGRRTGWHLTELLTRVWSTLGGFVRAQAVVSAVDAVFIGLGLALIGVPLAMALAIITFIAGFIPFVGAIVAGALSVTIALVSLGFTKALLVLGLVLLVQQLEGNVLSPWLQSKAMNLHPVIVLISVTVGSALFGLIGGFLAVPAAATIAVVYRYFQDMMMLQSGERTAEDLEFSTVAGFLIGRYTQQQGDHKREQWLSIPDHAAPEGAAEDVTHNGTSPLDQKIDANVDVDADFSERDGGARAGIKRAISALEQMLQSKDKD, from the coding sequence GTGAGTTCTGATCAGCCATCCCCCAACGCCTCTTCCTCTGAGTTCGCCGCCGCGGAGGCAGCGCTCGGCGGGCGTTTCGATGACTCCGTCGATGCTGCTTCGCTGAAGGCTGTCTCTCCGCACCCTCCCGGCAACCAGGTGGATCGTTCTGTGGTGGTCGGCGAGGTCATCAAGTCCACATCGCTGTGGGCACTGCGCCTGACCATCATTGGGATATTCCTTTATGCCTCCTTCCGCATGCTGGGCAACTTCTGGCGCGGCATCCTGCCCGTTCTCATTGCGCTGATTATTTGCACTGTGCTTGCTCCCATTGCCGGTGCCATGCGGCGCAAGGGACTGCCGTCAGCCCTCGCTGCGGCAGTGACCATTCTGGTGTCTTTTACTGCGGTGGGCACTCTCTTTATGTTCATCGCACCGGACTTCGCGCGGCAGTCCCAGACGCTATATCTGCAGACTGTAGAAGGAATTCAACGTTTGCAGCTATGGGCACAGGGCCCTCCGCTCAACCTCGACGCGGATGAGATCGGCGGCTATATCGATGAAATCGCCCTGTGGCTACAACGCCAAGCAGGGTCCATCGCGGGCTCGGTATTCACGGGCATTGGCACGGCGACCTCCATCGTGGTCACGCTCTTCATCATCGTGGTGCTGACGTTCTTCTTCCTTAAGGACGGCCACAACTTCCTGCCCTGGCTGCGCCAGGCCACGGGACGCCGGACCGGCTGGCACCTCACTGAGCTGCTGACCCGCGTGTGGTCCACGTTGGGCGGTTTCGTGCGGGCACAAGCAGTGGTCTCCGCCGTTGATGCTGTCTTTATCGGCCTCGGCCTGGCACTCATCGGTGTACCTTTGGCGATGGCGCTTGCCATCATCACGTTCATCGCCGGATTCATCCCCTTTGTCGGCGCGATCGTGGCCGGCGCACTATCCGTGACCATCGCGCTGGTGTCTTTGGGGTTCACCAAGGCACTGCTCGTGCTGGGCCTAGTACTGCTGGTCCAACAGCTCGAGGGCAACGTGCTGTCCCCGTGGCTGCAGTCGAAGGCCATGAACCTGCACCCGGTTATCGTGTTGATTTCCGTGACCGTGGGTTCCGCGCTCTTCGGCCTCATCGGCGGTTTCCTCGCCGTCCCGGCCGCAGCGACCATCGCGGTGGTCTACCGCTATTTCCAGGACATGATGATGCTCCAATCGGGCGAAAGAACTGCCGAGGACTTGGAGTTTTCGACCGTCGCTGGTTTCCTCATCGGGCGCTACACGCAGCAACAGGGTGATCACAAGCGCGAGCAGTGGCTGTCCATCCCCGACCACGCCGCACCCGAAGGCGCAGCCGAAGACGTCACCCACAACGGCACGAGCCCTCTGGACCAAAAGATCGACGCGAATGTCGACGTTGATGCGGATTTCAGTGAACGCGATGGAGGAGCACGAGCGGGAATCAAGCGCGCAATTAGCGCTCTCGAACAGATGTTGCAATCAAAGGATAAAGACTAA